GTTGAGACGATTTTgtttaaacataatattttttatttgtaaaagcAAAGTCGTGTTAGGTTGGTACACATTCAGTGTTATTTTGGATTGTACTAAAGTCATGATAGGACTGCACAACTTTCATGttgttttgaattgtttttacCTTTTATTGATGATATTCGGTATAAAAgtttcttattattttgaaggaaaaacatttgacacaatttgataaacatTTGGCATTcatatagagataaaataaatataaaaaaaggaaaaaatatgtttttagtctctcaAGTTTGacctaaatttgaaaatggtccCTAATCGAAACTTTGTCATTGTTTGGTTCctctattttcaaaattattgtttttagttCCTATTTTTGGACGgcgttaaaaataacaaatgatgtgccacatgttatttaattttttatataaaaaataaaactagcttttttacaaaaactagaAAAGATATGTTGTTGGTCCCTGAAGtttgaacttaatttgaaaataatccCTAGTTGAAACTTGGTCATTGTTTAGTCTCTACACATGCAAaatcattgttaaaatataataatactactattaataataataacattatataataataatattatataattgttaataataatattatcatatattaataataattaataatattaataatactattaataattatatatcagtactataattatattattaataatattaatattattacatataatcttattaattactaatattactaatattaaaaaatattaataaaaataataataataataatattattaataatatattactaatatattattattatataattattattaattttaatattaataatagttataatattattatttatttaatattattaataattatatataataataattatatattattattgtataatattattattattagtatagtattattattattatatagttaTTATTCAATGTGTAGGGATTAAACAGTGACCAAGTTTTAACCAGGGACCATTTCTAAATTAAGTTCAAActttagggactaaaaacatattttttcaagattttgttaAAAGCGTCGGCTAGGCCGAtgctagttttattttttatataaaaattaaataacacgtgTAACGCCGtccaaaaataagaactaaaaataatgattttgaaagtaCAAAGACCAAACAATGACCAAGTTTCGACTATGGACCATTTCCAAATTTGGGTCaaacttaagggaccaaaaacatatttttccctaaaaagaaagtaaattttttatttgtaaagaaaaaatgaagtgaaaagAAGTGAAAGATAGTGTCAAATAGGCATTAAAAAATTTTGGGATTAAAATATCGTTGTCTAATTTTGAATAAGCATCCATTATGTCTAGGTGGTAGTTGAATATGTTGTAAGCAATACCATGTTGTTTAGTACAAGTGttagaaagaaaatatgagCAAAGGTATGCATTCCGGCAATAGGATGAGGTATATACAGACTGCAAATATTGTATTACTTATGTGAAATCCAAAAGTATTcgcaaaatcaaacaaaagaaaaatttcttgtaaaaaaataattgtcaaGTTTTCactagaaaattattttttgaacaaCCTTTAAATTACTATACTTTTTGGTTACTAAAACAATAAGAAATCAACActgaaataaagtaataataaaacacTTAATCATAAATTAGAAACAAATCCTAGACTacttttagtataattaaaagtaacattGAAATTGTgtaaatgatataattatgaTGAGAATGAGACACTAAGGTAATAATCTctttaaataaaacacaaaaaaaattaatatgctTTGCCACTTCAAGATTATCTCTATAGATACTCAACATAAGTGTTATTGTtcaatatgtaatttttatgataaatactCAACAGAAGTGTTACTGCtcaatatgtaatttttatgacaaaaagttacaaatattttcatataactttttataaataaaagttgaaCATGAACAAAACTCCACGTCGAACTTTGGTGCACAATATACACCCAAAAGACCTATTATTACTCCATATGAAACTTTTGGTGAACATCTTCGACACTTAAGACCCACCaactttacttttaataataaaatatcgcTTATACTTAAATAAAGACTAGACAATGTAATGATACACATAAATTGTGTAGACACACCTTAAGTCAATTCCAACAAAATCGTTTCATACTAgaatatgactttttttttgttatgaaatcGTTATAGGATgtcaaaattatttagaaagatacactattttcaaaatttcaaatccAAATTATCCAGGTTTGTAAAAAAACGGATTCGAAGGTTGAATATTGTGAGAAAATTTGTAGCTAGATTCCTGAGAATTTCATGCAGTCCCATCAAACTTTTTGGCTTTTGCAcgaaaaaatagaaagtatttGGGTTGGTTTGTTTGGACAAACATGGTTGGTGTTCTTCAATCCTCAAATCCATATAAATACGTTACTTTTTCACTCTACAAAATTTAACGAAatcaaaatagaaattaaaggaTCCATGTAGCAACAAAGAGGAAATGATAAGAGCTAAACATGTATAAGGAGATCAACAACAATTTACATCAAGCAAGTCCTCCTTCCATTGCGGTGAATGTATCATAAAGAGGTTGATTCATCGTCTCTGGAAGATAAAACGCAAACATTCCTCCCAATATTCCACATGCTGCAAACGCCGCAAACGGCAGCCCGCCGCCCAAAACCACCACAAACGGCGCCAGTATTGCTCCCATTTGCGCTGCCTGCGTGGTGCATCCAAGGGCTGCGTTCCTCACCACAGTCGGAAACAGCTCCGCCGtgtaaataaacaataaattataagtCCCGGCCATCCCAAATATCCCCACAATACCACACACCATTCTCACCACCTTCCACGCTCCGACGTTGCCAACCAAACTCcctatcaaacaaaacaaccCGCTGAACCACATTGTCGCCACCGTCAATGGCTTTCGTCCAAACCTGTCCAAAAGCACCGCCGTTATGGTAAACGCCGGCATCTCAGCCACGGAGTTCAACATCACGTTCAGGTAAAGGTTGGTTTCGAGGTTCACAACATTTAAACTAAGTCCGTAGTAGACAACGGAGGTTAAGAAGTTAAGAGCCACCGCTAAGAACAACCGCACACGAGTGATGGGAGAACGAATTACGTCTACGATGGATCCCACCAGCGCGCCTTTGTTTTCcaagttttcatttttgtatGCCATCAGGGTTATATCATGACCTGAATCTTGGGTTTTTTTGGACGGTGCTTCATCGTCGAGAGCAAGGAAAACACCATCGGGAAGGTGCTTCCCGTTGGAAGAAGCAATGGCGGACATGAGCTTCATGGCTTCGGTTACTTTCCCGCGAACAAGGTACCATCTTGGGGACTCAGAAATAAAGGGTAGGACAAGGATGATGTAGAGGAAGGAGGGGATGGAGGAAGCTATGTAGAGATAGCGCCATGATTGGAAGATGTAAGCGATTCCAGAGAGAACTGCAATGCCGCCGGAGAAGAGGTAGAAGGTGGACATGCCCGCCATACCGCGCTTCGTCGGGCCGATTGGTTCGGTGGCGAGGACGAAGGCAGTGAGGCCAACGCCGCCGCTGCTGAAGCCGGTGAGGAGGCGGAGGAGTGCATAGATCCAGTAGTTAGGGGACAGTGCTGTTAAGCAGCCAAAGAGAGTGTTAAGGGCGCAAACCACTGTTAGAGAGCCTTTTCTTCCCAGGGAAGAGTCTGAGAGGTGGCCAAATATTCCAGCACctgaaatgaaaattcactgtcaatattgtttttgttttgtgccaagaaaattaaaagtatattttttaattcaaatattcatattattaaattatttaatataaaattattttaaaaagcaaaaccaactatttttccaaatcaatataaaattattcaaaaagtatatccaaaataaaaagatacttcaaaaagtaaaaactattaaaaaaatctaagcatttttattttaggaaaAATACATCTTTACAACTCTTAAAGAGCCAACTAATTGAGTactcattttattaaaaataattataacaaataataattattgttaaggGACCGTCTTTTAAAAGGAGTTGTAACTTGTAAGTATACTCCTTTTTACTTGATTTGAGTTTAACAAGTTGTACGTGAGTGATATTAATCATAGCTGTTTTTATTATACAACTCAAACTCTAGTGATGGAGGTGCCACTAAAAAAAGCTTATATACGGTCAACCATAAATAACACCACAAAACTTAATACTATAATTGTCGTTTATTAATTACAATTGAACTTTCATTTCTTATAATACACtaaaacaaatgaattaaaaGATTTAGTGTTTTAGCCGTGTAAAACtctaactttaaataaataaactatgcGAGTTTTATGTCAAATAATAACAGACACACTGATTACATAGATAATATATAGGGAGacgcatttttttttttttgacatacTCTGGCGTACACCATATATAGATTATTTTTCTACCGTGGTtaataacacctagtaaaacaAATCCCGATCACATCGTTCAGGTTTTCCTGATTTTCcgcaaattttcaattatatatgttCAGGTAATCTTCAAAATTTGTCATATGTACgtttgtagtgtatatattatatattttgtagccCTACAACTACATTGTCTTTAACTTTATTGAAAATTTCTTTTAGAATAATATTATAGTAGACATTTATGGACACACATATGATGGAGCCTACTCCTCTCTACTTATAACATGGCCTAACAGTAGCTTTATTGAATTTTCGTTACATCTAAAGAAGTGCGTGCATTAAAAAGGGACTTTTTGCAATCAATacaacttataaaaaattacaaatgtaTGTAACGAAAGTGAcatgtgaaaaagaaataaaggaaGCCAAACAAAAGGAAGGCACATGCATAAAATAAGTAGTTTTGGCAAAGAGATAGCTTAAAAGTTGTCATCCACTTGTCCTTtgaaattatgtaaatattCAAAAGGGTGAGTTCTCAATCAAATCAACAAACTAGAAAAAGAATACTAAAGTGCAATGCACCTAAGTGGGTAAAGGACAAAAAAGAAAGGTGTGCTTAAGTCCGTTTATCATTTACactttttttccctttccctcAAACTCAACCCAACacaacttttaatttctttgtttaagTCACTTCTAAccgaatttttaatattttcctaaTATTCGTCTTCACGCCCATCTCGTTTTGGGTTTATACTTTACGtaactattatattattcaaacgctacaaattaaacaaatgcCCTTTCCAAACCCAAACAATTACAACCACGAGTCCACAAAACAACCTAAAGATCAGACATCATATGTCATCCTCGAAATTCGTCAACCATTCACAGCTTATTctgtattgtttttattataaaagttcaGAAGCTGGTCCACGACAAAAGCTATAAATTGTGAGGCACTGCTGAACAAAACGTCACAGCAGAACATTTGTGGAAAATTTCTACATTTTTcagtaaattaataaaatagaacaaaatACTATCCCACAATTTTCCTTACCCACATCctctaactttttttaaagCCGAATGTTTTAACTCCATGATGATTTGTCTGTAGCTTTTATAAGGATAAAAGCATATTCTTATATACTCCCTATATTagaatatatagatatatataaatgttagtTTTCATtcttataacaaatttaatatatttttcttgttgtaTTTGACATAAgatattttcaaaactaaaactaatATTTTGCAAGTGtgttagaaattttaaaatatattttatctcgTGAAAAttgtctttaaaatatattttatcttgtaCAAGAGTTTGTTTActattgcattaatttttttataatcaacaattttataattactaaaCGATCATCAATCAGTTAAGATTGCGCGgatcacaaaaaattataatgaagaATCTAGAAGGAGAAAAGAACTGACCAATCATGCATCCAGTGAAGAACACGGCCTGAACCAATCCAACCTTGAACTTATCGTCGCAAATCAGACCCCATTCCGACACGGTGGAGTCGTGGCGGCCACCAACCCACTCCCACGCATCTGGCGCAAGGCCACATACGCCGCCAGCTGCCCCACTGTTGCAATTGGTGCCGGAGACGCACCTCCAGTCTGGTTCGCGGTCGGCGAAGATCATTATCATGGTGTGGAAGGCCTCGAGCGCCCAGGCAAGGCTGGTGAGGATGAAGTGTTGGAGCTGCCACCGCCCGAACTCACCACAGTACTTCTGCAGCATGTCATCGATGCAGAGCTTCTCCACCGCCGGTTTCTTGACCTCCGCCTGCAGCAACGGCGAGCGGAGGTTTTCGTAGTCAGAGGGCAGAGTGGCGGCCATTACAAACTCAACACTTTTTTGCGTTCCTTGTGTTTGTTGAATGGCCTTCCGTTACTCCGCAGACGCCAATGATAATATAGGATGAGAAATCACGTGGTCAGTGTGCAACTACATCATTTGATGTACACGAGATAACatgtatgtttattttattttatttatataaaatattaaaattattattattttaattataaagataaatataaattatttttataatttttatttatttttgcaatgtttttatattataaatagttattttaacttataaaagtggttaaatttaaaaaaaatattaaataaaaaatcatctaAAACATTAACAAGGTAATTCTTTTactttaaaagatatatttacttaaaaataaaattagaaaaataattattttaaaaaagagtacttttatataataccacttaaaatatatgtatcttCACCtgagataaaaagtaaaattattttgctaacttttattaaaacaataaaatattgttaaattataaaaaaatgcatttttagaaaataattatgaaaactaattgtaaaatttaaaaggataaaataattaataaaatagtttacattgataaacaattttattccaTTATATTAATACACTTGGTTAATGAagctaattatatttaataataattaattttggttttttttttttatcacaaattgtttttttttttcctacagAACCTCTCATCTTTCTTTCAAATCATTCAAAATAatcttatacattttaaatatcttaaatgTTAGCAGAGATTAAAGATACATGAGTCACATATAAgtgtatttacatt
This region of Vigna unguiculata cultivar IT97K-499-35 chromosome 5, ASM411807v1, whole genome shotgun sequence genomic DNA includes:
- the LOC114182960 gene encoding organic cation/carnitine transporter 4-like → MAATLPSDYENLRSPLLQAEVKKPAVEKLCIDDMLQKYCGEFGRWQLQHFILTSLAWALEAFHTMIMIFADREPDWRCVSGTNCNSGAAGGVCGLAPDAWEWVGGRHDSTVSEWGLICDDKFKVGLVQAVFFTGCMIGAGIFGHLSDSSLGRKGSLTVVCALNTLFGCLTALSPNYWIYALLRLLTGFSSGGVGLTAFVLATEPIGPTKRGMAGMSTFYLFSGGIAVLSGIAYIFQSWRYLYIASSIPSFLYIILVLPFISESPRWYLVRGKVTEAMKLMSAIASSNGKHLPDGVFLALDDEAPSKKTQDSGHDITLMAYKNENLENKGALVGSIVDVIRSPITRVRLFLAVALNFLTSVVYYGLSLNVVNLETNLYLNVMLNSVAEMPAFTITAVLLDRFGRKPLTVATMWFSGLFCLIGSLVGNVGAWKVVRMVCGIVGIFGMAGTYNLLFIYTAELFPTVVRNAALGCTTQAAQMGAILAPFVVVLGGGLPFAAFAACGILGGMFAFYLPETMNQPLYDTFTAMEGGLA